The following proteins are co-located in the Maridesulfovibrio sp. genome:
- a CDS encoding HAD-IIB family hydrolase, with product MNISSILKNIFPEPLGPVSENLTDELAASFFPADSTRLAHMRQACRTARRLAAQMDYDAATAEKVVTAALFHDVGYSEKLNKTGFHPLDGAAYLAHCNAPEDLIMAVLWHSSTPVEIESMPEMKEIYSQFPGPNYDCPIYKAVAYCDFRTSPVGESYSFGQRIVELENRFGLDSVPPSIARKTLPYSRQNQQDFTRTIACAQGKTLPWIFCDIDNTLIKPGETIDRRSLNAINRYTTAGGRFSLITGKHMISVPHLISSVGDHTPHAGVNGSVIVRNGKLEVFGETVTTFKAIEDALLEANVNYATYVSDGIWTRAELTPKELNDFVMVGETLPQTGPTPGDKSAIKILTFSHRDQTEQCEMVRNLAEKYGMSCVRTAEDFLEIGPAGHGKHSAMMQIMKEAGWSDLNSIAIGDSENDLTMFGHVGLSAVVANAAPEALPAADLHIPACDEYGVARLLDALVDSAQNGCWSIPHNWIANYN from the coding sequence ATGAACATATCTTCTATTCTGAAAAATATTTTCCCTGAACCGCTTGGTCCAGTATCTGAAAACCTTACTGACGAACTTGCGGCTTCTTTTTTTCCGGCAGATTCAACCAGGCTGGCACACATGCGTCAGGCCTGTAGAACTGCCCGCAGGCTTGCTGCCCAGATGGACTACGATGCTGCAACTGCGGAGAAAGTAGTAACCGCTGCCCTTTTCCATGATGTGGGCTATTCCGAAAAGCTGAACAAGACCGGATTTCATCCCCTTGACGGTGCGGCCTACCTTGCCCACTGCAATGCCCCGGAAGACCTGATTATGGCTGTCCTCTGGCATTCCAGCACTCCGGTTGAAATTGAGAGCATGCCTGAAATGAAGGAAATATACTCTCAGTTTCCCGGCCCCAACTATGATTGCCCCATTTACAAAGCAGTAGCCTACTGCGATTTCAGAACCTCGCCTGTGGGAGAATCATATTCCTTTGGCCAGCGCATCGTTGAACTTGAAAACAGATTCGGCCTTGATTCCGTACCACCGTCCATCGCACGCAAGACTCTGCCTTACTCCCGCCAGAACCAGCAGGACTTTACCAGAACTATTGCCTGCGCACAGGGCAAGACTCTTCCATGGATTTTCTGCGATATCGACAACACCCTGATCAAACCGGGTGAAACCATCGACCGCAGATCCCTCAATGCAATCAACCGCTACACCACAGCGGGCGGACGTTTCTCACTCATCACCGGAAAACATATGATCAGCGTTCCGCACCTGATCAGCAGTGTAGGTGACCATACTCCCCACGCCGGTGTTAACGGATCTGTCATTGTACGAAACGGAAAACTTGAAGTTTTCGGAGAAACAGTAACCACGTTCAAAGCCATAGAAGACGCGTTACTTGAAGCAAACGTCAACTACGCCACCTATGTAAGCGACGGCATCTGGACCCGTGCGGAACTGACTCCCAAAGAGCTTAATGACTTTGTCATGGTAGGCGAAACCCTGCCCCAAACCGGCCCTACTCCGGGCGATAAGAGCGCCATCAAGATTCTTACCTTTTCCCATCGCGACCAGACCGAGCAATGCGAAATGGTCCGCAACCTTGCCGAAAAATACGGTATGAGCTGCGTTCGCACTGCCGAGGATTTCCTTGAAATCGGTCCCGCAGGTCACGGCAAGCATTCCGCCATGATGCAGATCATGAAAGAAGCGGGTTGGTCCGACCTCAACTCAATTGCCATCGGTGACAGCGAGAACGACCTGACCATGTTCGGCCATGTAGGCTTAAGTGCCGTAGTTGCCAACGCAGCCCCCGAAGCACTGCCTGCAGCCGATCTGCACATTCCCGCCTGTGATGAATACGGAGTTGCCCGCCTGCTGGATGCCCTTGTTGATTCAGCACAGAACGGTTGCTGGTCCATTCCCCATAACTGGATAGCGAACTACAACTAG
- a CDS encoding alpha/beta hydrolase, with the protein MKKIFLPRAATIALTLVSLLLISGCSKSSTDSFNKWSADLTKALTTERPFQEIELFYGTDRKPSGSTVPAKAFGEERGDLSWGACSVTVPYDKGTKELKKSRFTMTSYGLSPARNYEVTDVRQLPQRSFETSIAKRLAANPENSALIFVHGFNISFAEAAKRTARMSYQLQYQGAPLFFSWPAQVDKLDYMQDEQNADYAVAQLTEFLKVVTEESTAENIFLIGSNMGCEPLCEALTKLKLSRENMSRIRELILTAPDINRNKFAAMILPKMHNTSAHITIYMSNRDDKLALAHKERSGIRLGDVVNNADLPGIDFVDASAVDTSMDGKPDFVKKTSIYNDIANVIK; encoded by the coding sequence ATGAAAAAAATATTCCTTCCCAGAGCTGCAACTATTGCCCTGACTCTTGTCTCACTGCTCCTGATTTCCGGTTGTTCCAAAAGCAGTACCGACAGCTTCAACAAGTGGAGTGCCGACCTGACCAAGGCCCTCACCACAGAACGTCCTTTTCAAGAAATCGAACTATTTTACGGAACAGACCGCAAACCCAGCGGAAGTACTGTACCCGCAAAAGCTTTCGGAGAGGAACGGGGCGATCTTAGTTGGGGCGCATGTTCAGTGACCGTACCTTACGATAAGGGAACCAAGGAACTCAAGAAATCACGCTTTACCATGACCTCCTACGGGTTGAGTCCGGCGCGTAACTATGAAGTCACAGATGTCCGCCAGCTTCCCCAGCGCTCCTTTGAAACATCTATCGCCAAACGCTTGGCAGCGAATCCGGAGAATTCCGCCCTCATCTTCGTACACGGCTTCAATATCTCATTTGCAGAAGCCGCAAAACGCACAGCACGCATGAGCTATCAGCTGCAATATCAGGGCGCACCGCTCTTTTTCAGCTGGCCCGCACAGGTAGATAAGCTCGATTACATGCAGGATGAACAAAACGCGGACTATGCCGTTGCGCAGCTCACTGAATTTCTAAAGGTTGTGACAGAAGAATCCACAGCGGAAAACATATTCTTAATCGGTAGCAATATGGGTTGCGAACCGCTATGTGAAGCCCTAACCAAGCTAAAATTAAGCCGCGAAAACATGTCCCGTATCCGGGAACTCATCCTCACTGCACCGGACATCAACCGCAATAAATTTGCGGCAATGATACTGCCAAAGATGCACAACACCAGCGCTCATATCACAATCTACATGTCCAACAGAGACGACAAGCTGGCTTTAGCACATAAGGAACGTTCAGGAATCAGGCTTGGAGATGTCGTGAATAATGCAGACCTGCCGGGCATTGATTTCGTGGATGCGTCAGCCGTAGATACCAGTATGGACGGCAAGCCTGACTTTGTTAAGAAGACTTCAATCTACAACGATATTGCGAATGTTATAAAATAG
- the rnhA gene encoding ribonuclease HI, whose translation MSKKKLTIYTDGSCLGNPGKGGYGAVLLFNEHRKELSQGYKKTTNNRMEMRAVIAALTELKEPCEVTLYTDSQYVKNAFTKKWIDNWQKNGWKTAAKKPVKNKDLWLQFIPLLEKHDVTFRWVKGHAGDPENERCDDLARTAASSGDLIEDEGA comes from the coding sequence ATGTCTAAGAAGAAACTTACCATTTATACAGACGGCTCATGCCTCGGTAACCCCGGTAAAGGCGGCTATGGTGCTGTTCTCCTGTTCAACGAGCACCGCAAGGAACTTTCACAGGGGTATAAAAAGACCACCAATAACCGCATGGAGATGCGGGCGGTAATTGCAGCTCTGACTGAGCTTAAGGAACCTTGTGAAGTCACTCTCTATACAGACTCCCAGTACGTGAAGAATGCTTTTACCAAGAAGTGGATCGATAACTGGCAGAAGAACGGCTGGAAGACCGCCGCTAAGAAGCCGGTCAAAAACAAGGACCTCTGGTTGCAGTTCATTCCCCTGCTGGAGAAGCACGATGTAACTTTTCGTTGGGTCAAAGGTCATGCCGGGGACCCAGAAAACGAACGGTGTGACGACCTGGCCCGTACGGCAGCATCCTCCGGCGATCTGATTGAAGACGAAGGCGCATAG
- a CDS encoding TPM domain-containing protein translates to MALFIKPQGKTGTEKFFRMIGMIVVLGLVVYAFWMNNQSTLEKIQARNALWDQTKVLNDSERDFIQGFIRSMRAEFGVKARVQIILDPITEQEVDPKELLIVISPPAQDVGMYFPGLVRHALGKGFISELENKHFENHYSDEEWPASLMTCLSMIWERLVDVDSNQTVPKVYTNGNNSIPDPESSAHKE, encoded by the coding sequence ATGGCATTGTTTATTAAGCCCCAAGGAAAAACCGGTACGGAAAAGTTTTTCAGGATGATCGGGATGATTGTCGTTCTCGGTCTTGTCGTCTACGCCTTTTGGATGAACAACCAGTCCACGCTGGAAAAGATACAGGCTCGTAATGCCCTCTGGGATCAGACCAAGGTCTTGAATGATTCAGAGCGGGATTTCATTCAGGGATTCATCAGGAGCATGCGAGCAGAGTTCGGAGTGAAAGCCCGTGTGCAGATTATTCTTGATCCGATCACCGAACAGGAAGTCGATCCCAAGGAATTATTGATCGTAATTTCCCCGCCTGCTCAGGATGTGGGCATGTATTTTCCGGGCCTTGTGCGTCATGCCTTGGGTAAGGGATTTATTTCCGAGCTTGAAAACAAGCATTTTGAAAACCATTATTCTGATGAGGAGTGGCCCGCATCGCTCATGACCTGTCTGTCCATGATCTGGGAGCGACTGGTTGATGTTGATTCCAACCAGACTGTTCCTAAAGTTTATACAAATGGAAATAACAGCATACCTGACCCTGAATCATCAGCCCACAAGGAATAA
- a CDS encoding phosphomannomutase/phosphoglucomutase, translating to MKEISREIFRAYDIRGVVDQDFDEEWVERLGRACGTWFRSKGWDRAVLGHDCRHSSPAYQQAVGRGLNASGVDVLFLNLIPTPALYFAAKKLNYKAGVMITASHNPPEFNGFKVWGGETTIHTDDIQEIYKIIESGNFAEGSGMASYHDIVPYYIEDLLSDIKLERPVKVVLDGGNGAGGHIALKLLRQAGAEVIPQYCEPDGDFPNHHPDPVVAEYMGDLFKAVVEHGAEVGIGLDGDADRIGAVDERGNLVPGDRLVALYAREMLERKPGEIVVADVKCSHLLFDDIVEHGGKPLMARTGHSVMKAKMIETGAGLGGEMSGHIFFSDRFYGFDDGLYSALRLLEILSRSKEPVSGMWDGWPQTFFTPELRVEYPEEIKFRLVERAAEELAKDYEVIDIDGVRIVFEGGWGLVRASNTQAALTLRFEASSQEQLRAIRENVEKLLDRLAAELCA from the coding sequence ATGAAGGAAATTAGCAGAGAAATTTTCAGGGCCTACGATATTCGCGGTGTTGTAGATCAGGATTTTGATGAAGAGTGGGTTGAACGTCTCGGTCGCGCGTGCGGTACATGGTTCCGCTCCAAGGGGTGGGACCGTGCTGTGCTGGGCCATGACTGCCGCCATAGTTCCCCTGCTTATCAGCAAGCCGTTGGCCGGGGGCTGAATGCTTCCGGTGTGGACGTGCTTTTCCTTAATCTTATCCCTACTCCGGCACTGTATTTTGCAGCAAAGAAGCTGAACTACAAAGCCGGGGTGATGATAACCGCCAGTCACAATCCGCCGGAATTCAACGGCTTCAAGGTCTGGGGCGGCGAGACTACCATTCATACCGACGATATTCAGGAAATCTACAAAATAATAGAGTCCGGTAATTTTGCTGAGGGCAGCGGTATGGCTTCCTATCATGATATCGTGCCCTATTATATTGAAGACCTGCTTTCAGATATTAAATTGGAGCGTCCGGTTAAGGTTGTGCTTGATGGCGGTAACGGTGCAGGAGGGCATATCGCTCTTAAGCTGCTCCGTCAGGCAGGTGCTGAAGTAATTCCGCAATACTGTGAACCGGACGGCGATTTCCCCAACCACCATCCTGATCCGGTTGTTGCCGAATATATGGGCGACCTGTTCAAGGCCGTTGTGGAGCACGGAGCTGAAGTGGGTATCGGTCTTGACGGTGACGCCGACCGTATCGGGGCTGTTGATGAACGGGGGAATCTTGTACCCGGAGACAGGCTTGTGGCTCTTTATGCCCGGGAAATGCTGGAGCGTAAGCCCGGTGAAATTGTGGTGGCCGATGTGAAATGCAGCCATCTGTTGTTTGATGATATTGTCGAGCATGGCGGTAAGCCGCTTATGGCCCGCACCGGCCATTCTGTAATGAAGGCCAAGATGATTGAAACCGGAGCCGGACTGGGCGGAGAGATGAGCGGGCATATTTTCTTTTCCGACCGTTTCTATGGTTTTGATGACGGGCTGTACTCTGCCTTGCGTTTGCTGGAGATTCTTTCCCGTTCCAAGGAACCTGTTTCAGGCATGTGGGACGGCTGGCCGCAGACCTTCTTTACCCCGGAGCTGCGAGTTGAATATCCCGAAGAAATCAAGTTCAGGCTGGTTGAGAGGGCGGCAGAGGAACTTGCCAAGGATTACGAAGTCATTGATATCGACGGGGTTCGCATAGTCTTTGAAGGAGGCTGGGGCCTTGTTCGAGCCTCTAACACTCAAGCAGCTCTGACCTTGCGTTTTGAAGCATCTTCTCAGGAGCAGCTCAGGGCGATAAGGGAGAACGTAGAAAAACTGCTTGATCGATTGGCCGCAGAGCTTTGTGCATAG